A single region of the Trachemys scripta elegans isolate TJP31775 chromosome 19, CAS_Tse_1.0, whole genome shotgun sequence genome encodes:
- the PARK7 gene encoding Parkinson disease protein 7, producing MASKRALVILAKGAEEMETVIPTDVMRRAGIKVTIAGLTGKDPVQCSRDVFICPDASLEDARKEGPYDVVVLPGGNLGAQNLSESPAVKDILVDQENRKGLIAAICAGPTALMAHGIGFGRKVTTHPLAKDKMMKGEHYKYSESRVEKDGNFLTSRGPGTSFEFGLAIVEILMGKEVADQVKAPLILKD from the exons ATGGCCTCAAAAAGAGCCTTAGTGATTCTGGCTAAAGGAGCAGAGGAGATGGAAACGGTTATCCCCACTGATGTCATGAGAAGGGCTGGA ATCAAGGTGACTATTGCAGGTCTAACAGGAAAAGATCCAGTGCAGTGTAGCCGAGATGTCTTCATTTGTCCTGATGCCAGTTTAGAAGATGCCAGAAAAGAG GGGCCTTATGATGTGGTGGTCCTGCCAGGTGGTAACCTAGGAGCTCAAAATTTGTCCGAG TCTCCTGCTGTGAAAGACATTTTAGTGGACCAGGAGAACAGAAAAGGCCTAATTGCTGCCATTTGTGCAG GTCCCACTGCCCTGATGGCACATGGGATCGGGTTTGGGAGGAAAGTTACAACACACCCTTTGGCCAAAGATAAAATGATGAAAGGAG AACACTACAAGTACTCTGAAAGCCGTGTGGAAAAAGATGGGAACTTTCTCACCAGCCGTGGTCCTGGCACCAGCTTTGAGTTTGGCCTGGCTATTGTTGAAATACTGATGGGGAAGGAAGTGGCTGATCAAGTGAAGGCTCCTCTTATATTGAAAGATTAG